A single region of the Legionella cincinnatiensis genome encodes:
- a CDS encoding MoaD/ThiS family protein — translation MHEYQLIEFNSDRKQTQLVSSKSNLQQVLAEFYKENFEKMFDDFGCSKGYISVFVNSEQISSIKDIILNPNDEVCIVTSISGG, via the coding sequence ATGCATGAATATCAATTAATAGAGTTTAATTCAGATAGAAAACAAACCCAATTGGTTTCCAGTAAATCAAACTTGCAACAAGTATTAGCAGAATTTTATAAAGAAAATTTTGAAAAGATGTTTGACGACTTTGGTTGTTCAAAAGGATACATTTCCGTATTTGTTAACTCAGAACAGATATCATCCATTAAAGACATTATTCTTAACCCAAATGATGAAGTGTGTATTGTGACTTCTATTTCAGGAGGGTAG
- the traL gene encoding type IV conjugative transfer system protein TraL encodes MARNYQTFMLSDEPKIAGIPVTTGLPIFLLTGIGLLTGLAYQLFMIGAALSVAMHIKYGGLPLRSLFAIVYWSLPHRLTSLLFRALPDSANRIYIR; translated from the coding sequence ATGGCTCGCAACTACCAAACCTTTATGCTCTCTGATGAGCCAAAAATTGCGGGTATTCCTGTTACCACAGGCCTGCCCATTTTTTTACTCACAGGAATTGGGCTTTTAACAGGACTTGCCTATCAGCTTTTTATGATAGGCGCAGCCCTAAGCGTTGCGATGCATATCAAGTATGGCGGACTGCCTCTGCGGAGTCTGTTTGCCATCGTGTACTGGTCGCTGCCTCACAGGTTAACGTCCCTTTTATTTCGAGCTTTGCCCGATTCTGCCAACCGAATTTATATCAGGTGA
- a CDS encoding ATP-grasp domain-containing protein, producing the protein MKIKTLLCIDPLQDYELIDCDLLVQLGISPIFLIKEESKFVKDRENVLVSSFSFEDLLAICDSIRPNYIVCFSEDMFVDVARVREKLNIAGMGLNTSMLLSHKDLMYQKLDGLFLYPKTTTLIESSNLKSIKERIGDQEIFIKPINSSGSYETYHIKTEKDFCDFLANKKESEEKYIVQAYVADDLYHSELAVFDGNILFVEARKYTHPNHLMVSKNLPIFSLNILDEHQRQLILDASVKICQLLEFNNGVLHTEFFMSEDGCIQFIETNARPPGIGLNKLYQKKYSLSLETILCCIVCEVDPPRLVKNKSHYICGYFPRKNGVIKKIHKPELHVQNEWTLFVRPDDTSEEMAHMSKSVMVICWDDCITEINQAGSFLAEQDIVEIY; encoded by the coding sequence ATGAAAATAAAGACACTGTTATGCATTGATCCCCTCCAGGATTATGAGCTAATTGATTGTGATCTACTAGTTCAGCTAGGAATTTCCCCGATTTTTTTGATTAAAGAAGAATCTAAGTTTGTTAAGGACAGAGAAAATGTATTAGTAAGCTCATTTTCATTTGAAGATCTGCTCGCTATTTGTGATTCGATTCGCCCTAATTATATAGTCTGTTTTTCGGAAGATATGTTTGTTGATGTAGCAAGAGTCAGGGAAAAACTAAATATAGCAGGCATGGGTTTGAATACATCGATGCTATTAAGTCATAAAGATCTTATGTATCAAAAATTGGATGGTTTATTTTTATATCCTAAAACAACAACATTGATTGAATCTTCAAACCTAAAATCAATCAAAGAAAGGATAGGTGATCAAGAGATATTTATTAAACCTATTAATTCATCTGGCTCGTATGAGACATATCATATTAAAACCGAGAAGGATTTTTGTGATTTTTTGGCCAATAAAAAAGAGAGCGAGGAAAAGTATATCGTTCAAGCTTATGTTGCAGATGATTTATACCATTCAGAATTGGCAGTATTTGATGGGAATATATTGTTTGTAGAAGCCAGAAAATATACGCATCCAAATCATTTAATGGTCAGTAAAAATTTGCCTATATTTAGTCTGAATATTTTAGATGAGCATCAGCGACAATTAATTTTGGATGCTTCAGTTAAGATTTGCCAGTTATTAGAATTCAATAACGGGGTGCTTCACACCGAGTTTTTCATGAGTGAGGATGGTTGTATTCAGTTTATTGAAACTAATGCTAGACCTCCAGGTATTGGTCTAAATAAGTTATACCAAAAGAAATACTCCTTGAGTCTTGAAACAATTTTATGTTGTATTGTTTGTGAGGTTGACCCTCCTCGCTTGGTAAAGAATAAAAGCCATTACATTTGTGGTTATTTTCCTAGAAAGAACGGTGTTATAAAAAAAATTCACAAGCCAGAACTCCATGTACAAAACGAGTGGACACTTTTTGTTAGGCCTGATGATACCAGTGAGGAAATGGCGCATATGTCTAAGTCAGTGATGGTGATTTGTTGGGATGACTGTATTACTGAAATCAACCAAGCAGGTAGCTTTCTTGCAGAGCAAGATATTGTAGAAATATATTAA
- a CDS encoding type IV conjugative transfer system pilin TraA: protein MNYRTAMNDLSIKGYLYARQLLPFLMISLALLCLMPDSCFAAENRLSGLKEEVKATFGADSDLPYFLLLAEGLAGAYAYIKTKNIAVLAGVPVLMVFTHWALK, encoded by the coding sequence ATGAACTATAGAACAGCAATGAACGATTTGAGCATTAAAGGATATCTGTATGCCAGGCAGCTGCTCCCTTTTTTAATGATTAGTTTGGCACTGTTGTGTTTGATGCCTGACTCTTGTTTCGCTGCTGAGAATCGGCTTTCTGGATTAAAAGAGGAAGTAAAGGCAACCTTTGGAGCGGATTCAGATCTTCCTTATTTTCTTTTGTTAGCAGAAGGGCTTGCAGGGGCTTATGCCTACATCAAAACCAAAAATATCGCAGTCCTTGCGGGTGTTCCGGTATTGATGGTGTTTACTCACTGGGCATTGAAATAA
- a CDS encoding TfuA-like protein, with the protein MYETVVFLETSLTHQEAIHLLPHAAYLPSIKKGDVLKAIKSGYKRIVIIDGNFSWVPSVWHKEILTALDYGIEVWGAASMGALRAAELDSFGMRGHGRIYEMYKNEEVDGDDEVAIAYSKFNNVQTIPLINIRLTLERQNSINNGTVLNSIRSIFYAERTWEKIAQHVSEDLYHLIKSNYIDAKKEDAKSLLLSLNQQHILSTVSDLNRKKREFTLFEKKLIESTLSPVWLRAPVHEQTECLVSLKRVENILKLLSIPETKKNRLRYQYLLSLLDQQTYAITQCELIYQVEQFREEHNLLKGEDFFNWLKDMGLHESNLEQLFTDYVKLMKYLIITYDFNSYFN; encoded by the coding sequence ATGTATGAAACAGTAGTTTTTTTAGAAACTTCGTTAACCCACCAAGAAGCGATACATCTACTTCCCCATGCGGCGTATTTACCTTCAATCAAAAAGGGAGATGTACTTAAAGCAATAAAATCAGGGTATAAACGGATAGTTATCATCGATGGAAATTTTTCCTGGGTTCCTTCTGTGTGGCATAAAGAAATATTAACAGCATTAGACTACGGTATTGAGGTTTGGGGTGCAGCTTCAATGGGGGCTTTGAGAGCAGCCGAGCTGGATTCTTTTGGCATGCGTGGACATGGGCGTATATATGAGATGTATAAGAATGAAGAAGTAGATGGCGACGATGAAGTGGCAATTGCTTATTCTAAATTCAATAACGTGCAAACTATTCCTTTAATCAATATTCGTCTAACGCTTGAACGACAAAATAGTATTAATAACGGAACTGTTTTAAATTCAATACGATCCATTTTTTATGCTGAAAGAACTTGGGAGAAAATTGCTCAACACGTGTCAGAAGATCTTTATCATTTGATTAAATCTAATTATATAGATGCAAAAAAAGAGGATGCAAAGTCGTTATTGCTTTCTTTAAATCAACAACACATTCTTTCTACGGTTTCTGATTTAAATAGAAAAAAAAGAGAGTTTACTCTTTTTGAAAAAAAATTAATTGAGTCCACTTTGTCTCCTGTTTGGTTGCGTGCCCCGGTGCATGAGCAGACAGAATGTTTAGTGTCTCTAAAGAGAGTGGAAAATATTCTTAAATTACTATCAATTCCTGAAACAAAAAAGAATAGGCTCCGTTATCAATACTTACTATCTCTTCTTGATCAACAAACGTATGCAATTACACAATGCGAGCTTATATATCAAGTCGAACAATTTAGAGAGGAGCATAACTTGTTAAAAGGAGAGGATTTTTTTAACTGGTTAAAGGACATGGGATTGCATGAGTCTAACCTGGAACAACTCTTTACCGATTATGTAAAGTTGATGAAATATTTGATAATTACCTACGATTTCAATAGTTATTTTAATTAG
- a CDS encoding TraE/TraK family type IV conjugative transfer system protein produces the protein MDTSFRDNAIAKNRLLFKLTLIWALSSTFAIIVLCALNFYTLLHKQVHWLPVCTGLEFSIGDKGYSPEYLKEMTQKAADLRLTYNPETIDARYTMLSHLIPAKYQESFSKLLDAERKTVHEKNVSSVFYAEKVSVDVSKNQGQIEGQLYRTSHGLQLKPQHKMYRVQFSYQSGLLNLVSIQEIHHD, from the coding sequence ATGGATACTTCATTTCGTGATAATGCGATTGCAAAAAACAGACTGTTATTCAAACTGACGCTGATTTGGGCGCTATCGAGTACATTTGCAATTATTGTTCTGTGCGCCTTAAATTTTTATACCTTACTGCATAAGCAGGTTCACTGGCTTCCAGTGTGCACTGGTCTTGAGTTTAGCATTGGCGATAAAGGTTATTCACCCGAATACCTGAAAGAAATGACGCAAAAAGCTGCTGACTTACGCCTGACCTACAACCCAGAGACCATTGATGCACGCTACACCATGCTGTCTCATCTGATTCCAGCGAAATACCAGGAATCGTTTTCCAAACTATTGGATGCCGAGCGAAAAACAGTACATGAAAAAAATGTAAGCTCCGTTTTTTATGCTGAAAAAGTATCCGTGGATGTCTCTAAAAATCAAGGTCAAATCGAAGGGCAATTGTATCGCACAAGCCATGGGCTTCAATTAAAGCCACAACACAAAATGTATCGAGTGCAGTTTTC
- a CDS encoding HesA/MoeB/ThiF family protein → MDRYKRQISVIGEQGQKIINNATIMIVGLGGIGSPVAQYLAAAGVGKLILVDDDKVDLSNLHRQILFNECDIGFYKAEKARDVLRKINKNIVIEVHTKRFDVDFGYSLVSDIDLIIDGTDNFETRYLINDICVLKNKVFISCSILVNIIQLALFDTKHFCYRCLYPNPPPIGVIPNCSEAGVLGTVTGMAGTMAANLALNYLLKIENEKIPQIRIIDAKNFNISSMPIKQNNNCFACKQRKISLSYLQNQGADYGISLGQLDRTKHFLVDIRQKEEREITKLEDDLFFPVKENTDYSFFLSYKDKKLVFYCASGYRSKLFVSELRNLGVDAYYLNERLSK, encoded by the coding sequence GTGGATAGATATAAACGTCAAATTTCCGTTATTGGAGAGCAAGGTCAAAAAATAATAAATAACGCAACAATTATGATCGTTGGACTCGGCGGGATAGGAAGTCCAGTAGCGCAATATCTTGCCGCAGCTGGTGTTGGAAAGTTAATTCTTGTCGACGATGATAAAGTAGACCTTTCTAATTTGCATAGACAGATCTTATTTAATGAATGCGATATAGGGTTCTATAAGGCAGAAAAAGCGAGAGATGTTTTAAGAAAAATTAATAAAAATATTGTCATAGAGGTTCACACTAAAAGGTTTGATGTGGATTTCGGATATTCCTTAGTATCTGATATTGACTTGATTATTGACGGAACAGATAATTTTGAAACAAGATACCTTATTAACGATATTTGTGTTTTAAAGAATAAAGTATTTATCAGCTGTAGTATTTTGGTCAATATCATTCAACTTGCTTTATTTGATACAAAGCACTTTTGTTATCGTTGTCTATACCCAAATCCACCACCTATAGGTGTAATACCTAATTGTTCGGAAGCGGGTGTTTTAGGCACTGTGACAGGAATGGCAGGAACCATGGCTGCTAATTTGGCATTAAATTATTTACTCAAGATAGAGAATGAAAAAATACCACAGATACGAATAATAGATGCGAAAAACTTCAATATCTCTTCAATGCCTATAAAGCAAAATAATAACTGTTTTGCATGTAAACAAAGAAAAATCAGCTTAAGTTATCTGCAGAATCAGGGCGCTGATTATGGAATTTCCCTGGGGCAACTTGATAGAACCAAACATTTTCTAGTTGATATAAGGCAAAAAGAAGAACGAGAGATTACCAAATTAGAAGATGATCTATTTTTTCCTGTTAAAGAGAATACTGATTATTCATTTTTCTTATCCTATAAAGATAAGAAGTTGGTATTTTATTGTGCATCAGGATATCGAAGTAAATTGTTTGTATCAGAACTAAGAAACTTAGGTGTTGATGCCTATTATCTTAATGAAAGGCTTTCTAAATGA
- a CDS encoding YcaO-like family protein: MIFEHQETSLRARNYSETLGLLTSLKKLAGITRLADLTHLDYTALPVYTAIRPRAKSLTTSQGKGLTKEAAQCSALMESIEVYFAEELIPQLTNKSELELAQDKAIFIPLNDLSKSVHFSDSSRPMNWVQAELIFAEKSILVPFAEFSLNSYLPEVLIYSPDTTGLAGGNNFKEALLHGILEVIERQNALKISVTAFVKGEMVKNITKKFDYHIYFHENIYEIPSFEVWIKSKNPFENQILFKGGGCHLDKQIALNRALTEAIQSRVTTIAGSRDDLIHTKYDFQTSEFPVVKDKKDFSELPNYSVKTIEDALSALFEKIKGNNQDILVYKYYDKEICILKVKLISMDLISHV, encoded by the coding sequence ATGATTTTTGAGCATCAAGAAACGTCTTTAAGAGCTCGTAATTACAGCGAAACACTAGGTTTATTGACTTCTTTAAAGAAACTGGCAGGAATTACACGCTTAGCCGATTTAACCCATTTAGATTACACCGCTCTACCTGTCTATACTGCAATAAGACCTAGAGCAAAATCGTTAACCACGAGTCAGGGAAAAGGATTAACAAAAGAGGCCGCTCAGTGCTCGGCATTGATGGAGTCCATTGAAGTATATTTTGCCGAAGAATTAATACCACAACTGACTAATAAGTCAGAGCTTGAGCTAGCTCAAGACAAAGCTATTTTTATACCGCTAAACGATCTTTCAAAGTCTGTACACTTTAGTGATTCTTCACGGCCAATGAATTGGGTACAAGCTGAATTAATATTTGCAGAAAAATCCATTCTTGTGCCTTTTGCTGAGTTCTCACTAAATTCTTATTTGCCAGAAGTATTGATTTACTCTCCTGATACCACTGGACTTGCGGGGGGAAATAACTTTAAAGAGGCCCTTTTACACGGAATTCTAGAGGTAATAGAACGACAAAATGCTCTAAAAATATCCGTAACTGCTTTTGTTAAGGGTGAAATGGTCAAAAATATAACAAAAAAATTTGATTATCATATTTACTTTCATGAAAATATTTATGAAATTCCTTCGTTTGAGGTATGGATTAAATCAAAAAATCCTTTTGAAAATCAAATTCTATTTAAAGGCGGTGGATGTCATCTCGATAAACAAATAGCTTTAAATCGAGCACTGACTGAGGCTATTCAATCGCGAGTAACTACAATAGCAGGTTCCCGTGATGACTTGATTCATACAAAGTATGATTTTCAAACTAGTGAGTTTCCTGTCGTCAAAGATAAGAAGGATTTTTCTGAGTTGCCTAATTATTCGGTAAAGACAATAGAAGATGCACTTTCAGCTCTGTTTGAAAAGATTAAGGGAAACAATCAGGATATTTTAGTTTATAAATACTATGACAAAGAAATATGCATTTTAAAAGTAAAACTAATTTCTATGGATTTGATAAGTCATGTATGA